In the genome of Carboxydocella sporoproducens DSM 16521, the window CAGCCGTAAACGAACTAAATCTCCAATTGTTTGTATTTCTGTCCACTCAAATAGCTTAATTTGTGGTATAATAGCCATAACAGGCATCCCTCCCTGGGTAGGATTTTTGTCTTTTCAACTTCAATTTTACCACAGGTGGATGCCTGTTGCTTATTTTTTACAACATTTGAGGCTGGGGTGAATTTTTCCCTCAGCCTCTTGTTTTGCGCTAAAAACCCTTTTCTATACACCTTTTTCTGGGGTAAATTTATTTTTGACCTTTCGCTAATCCCTTGGATTGTCAGGATTTTCTGACAACGCAATTAGCTCTCCAGTAAACACAGCCCCTGGGGGGGCGCCGTGGGCCCGGCCTGGTTACGGTCCCGGCTGGCAATGATTTGGGTAATAACCTCCGGGTCCAGTTTTCCTTTGCCAATTTCCACCAGAGTGCCAGCAATGATGCGTACCATATTGTACAGAAAACCATTGCCGTTAATGGTGATAGTGAGTAAAGGACCATCCTGAGCCACTGCTACTTGATTAATCGTCCTAATCGTTGTCTTGCTGGTAGCTCCTGCTGCCCGAAAAGCGGCAAAATCATGGGTGCCGAGCAAAAGGCGAGCTGCCTCAGCCATCGCCTGGCTATCCAGCAAAACAGGAACATACCAGCTATAACGATGCCAGAAAGCTGAAGGTATCCGACTATTATAGATGGTATAACGGTAGGTTTTGTTTTTGGCCCAGAACTGGGCATGAAAAGCCGGTTCCACTTCCTCTGCCTGCTTGATAACAATATCAGGCGGCAACCCGCCAGAATTAAGAGCCAGAGGCACTTTATCCACGGGTATCGGCCAGCTGGTATGGAAGTTAACCA includes:
- the truA gene encoding tRNA pseudouridine(38-40) synthase TruA, producing the protein MRNLKLILEYDGTNYHGFQSQATVGLPTIQGELERVLQRWTGEAITVIGASRTDAGVHARGQVVNFHTSWPIPVDKVPLALNSGGLPPDIVIKQAEEVEPAFHAQFWAKNKTYRYTIYNSRIPSAFWHRYSWYVPVLLDSQAMAEAARLLLGTHDFAAFRAAGATSKTTIRTINQVAVAQDGPLLTITINGNGFLYNMVRIIAGTLVEIGKGKLDPEVITQIIASRDRNQAGPTAPPQGLCLLES